The genomic region GAGCATCGGTGATTGGTATCGATGCTGTGCGCGGAAATACTGCGCCGGTCTCCCCGTTGAATAGAAGACTGACCTCAGGCAGTGGCCGCGCTGGGTTGTATGAGTTGGCAATCACCATTTCCGGATCGTCATGATCCATGTAGTTGAGTGCTGCAAGCCCCGCTGAGGGGCTGACGCTGACCCGTAGTTGATGGTCCGGTTGCGGGCCTTCCTTGGTACTGCGAAACTCGGCGTCCCCAACGAACATCGTCGTTTCCCACTTGGCGTGGTTTGTGCGCAGTACCTCATCGACCAATTGCTTAGATTGCTCAAGCCCGTTCGCAACTCGAACAATTCCAGTCGTGAGCACGGCCGTCACGATCATGCGTTCCCGCTGACTTTCGGGTGCCACCTTCGTAGATAAGAGTGGAAATGCGCTAACGGACTTCTTTCGCCTCTACCGTCGAACCTTGTCCGGCTGATGTCTATACCTGGATCTGCATGGCCCATGCAGATCCAGGTATAACGCCTGGTAAGCGGGCGCGAAGCCTCGATCGGCGCAACCCGATGGTGTCGCCTGCGGTGCGTATGTACGCTGGTCAGAGGCAGCGCATCCGCCGCAGACGCCTGACGGGGGAAGACACGAGATGACGACACCTGTCCCACAAGGTGGAAGCACTGGAGAAGCCCGTCGTTGTCAGGGTTGCGATGACAGGCTTCCTTCGGCCAACTCGGCGAATCTCTGCGCTCGCTGCCACAGAGATCAGCGTGACCAGCTTCGGACGCCGCCTGCCCAGTTGCGGCATGAGTTCTTTGAGACGGACGAGTTTCGCGCCGCGTTCGCGGAGCAGCACATCGGCCACGTATTCAAGGCCTACCGAAATCACCCGCGTCATTTGACGCTTTACGGTCGGGCGCTTACACAAGAACTACTTGCACGATGGTTGAACCTGACGCAGTCGAAGCTTAGTCGTATCGAGAACGGCCCAGCTGAGACAAATCTTTTCTGGCTTCAAAACTGGGCGCGAACTCTGCATCTTCCTCAACATCTTCTGTGGTTCGATCTTCCTGGGCAAAGTCGGCTTACTCCGCCTGTTTCGTCTGGTCGAGACGCGGCAGGGCTGATTGACGCTGATACGCACAACCAGATACTGATTGCGAACACTGGTATAGACACCGCAGAGCTAGTGCAGCGTGTCCGTGCATCAGCAATTGATCAGCCGACAATTGATGCCTTGAGTATCACCGTAGAGCAGATGTGTTGTGACTACTCACATGCCGACGCGCGAGAACTCATGCGTAAGGGTCAGGCGTGGTTGAGAAAGGTCACGGAGCTGCTGGGTAAACAGTTGACCCTGCCTCAACACCGCGAGGTACTGCATAATGCGGGCCTGCTCGCGCTACTGGTTGGTTGTTTGGAATATGACCTTGGTGACCAGAAAGCCGCTCAGGCTACCCGAAAAATGGCGTTGCAACTTGGTACCGAGTCGGGTGATGCCTCGATTGTAGGTTGGGCACACGAAATGCTGGCCTGGTTCAACCTGACGGCAGGGAACTACAGGGCAGTCATTCCCCTTGCGCAAGCAGGGATCATCGCTGCCCCGTCGCAGTCTGTCGCTGTGCAACTTTATGGACAGCAGGCCAAAGCCTACGCCCGCATGGGAATGGCGAATGAGGTCTATGAAGTATTGCAGCGTGGTAGTGAATTGTTGGGCGACCTGCCGTATCCAGAACGACCCGACAATCACTTCGTGGTAGACCCTGACAAGTTCGATTTCTACGCGATGGATACATACCGGATCGTTGGGCGCGACGATCTGGCCAAGCGAAACGCCGAGGAAGTGATCCGGCGCAGTGTGAACGCAGATGGCTTTGTTGTTTCGCCGATGCGTAGCACAGAAGCTCAACTCACTTTGGCTGTCGTGGCGGCGCGAGCAGGCGACATTGAAGAGGCCGCAGCGATGGGCGTAAAAGCCTTGGGGCACGGCCGTCAAAGTCGTCCTTCGCTTCTGATGGTCGCGTCAGAGTTGGACGACGAGCTAAGCGCGTACGGCGCACGCGCGGGCGCTGACTTCCGGGACTTGTTCAAACTGGTTAAAGAAACCAAGGGTCAGCCTAGCGCTAGTGGTGACTGACAGCCCGCTGATCAACATGTCAGTGATGAATATCCGTACGCCTGCTTAGTCAAACTCGGAATGTTGCCCCTGCGCGCACCCTGCCTGACCAGGCATATGCTGCCACGCCATATCGATATCTAGATCTAGGCATAGAGTTCGTCGTTGTGTTCCGGCGTACTTGATGC from Lentzea guizhouensis harbors:
- a CDS encoding Imm1 family immunity protein, which translates into the protein MTAVLTTGIVRVANGLEQSKQLVDEVLRTNHAKWETTMFVGDAEFRSTKEGPQPDHQLRVSVSPSAGLAALNYMDHDDPEMVIANSYNPARPLPEVSLLFNGETGAVFPRTASIPITDARAAMIEWIQTRKRPRCIQWRPYDNY
- a CDS encoding helix-turn-helix domain-containing protein; its protein translation is MTTPVPQGGSTGEARRCQGCDDRLPSANSANLCARCHRDQRDQLRTPPAQLRHEFFETDEFRAAFAEQHIGHVFKAYRNHPRHLTLYGRALTQELLARWLNLTQSKLSRIENGPAETNLFWLQNWARTLHLPQHLLWFDLPGQSRLTPPVSSGRDAAGLIDADTHNQILIANTGIDTAELVQRVRASAIDQPTIDALSITVEQMCCDYSHADARELMRKGQAWLRKVTELLGKQLTLPQHREVLHNAGLLALLVGCLEYDLGDQKAAQATRKMALQLGTESGDASIVGWAHEMLAWFNLTAGNYRAVIPLAQAGIIAAPSQSVAVQLYGQQAKAYARMGMANEVYEVLQRGSELLGDLPYPERPDNHFVVDPDKFDFYAMDTYRIVGRDDLAKRNAEEVIRRSVNADGFVVSPMRSTEAQLTLAVVAARAGDIEEAAAMGVKALGHGRQSRPSLLMVASELDDELSAYGARAGADFRDLFKLVKETKGQPSASGD